In Cydia amplana chromosome 13, ilCydAmpl1.1, whole genome shotgun sequence, the genomic stretch gtttaaactcgcttgaccacttttgaatggtagataaagaaggagcagactcacggtaaacacaatccatttcctcttttatggttttttgatttttagcctgttttgtcaagaattttatcacgcatcgatgttctaatttagttaacattgtcaattcccacatgatgttcatgtttgttcagcaattgcagaaaaacaaaagaacatctcggttcgaattatacttttttttaatgtcaatgaataaaccttagcggccagtaacgaaagaaattttagaagaggtcgtaagatatcaataccgagaatattttgaacgcccctcgtatgttggaaatattcgctgtattgAGCAAGACCTTGGTAGCTCAGGTGGAAGAGCACCGCCGGGCTAGCGAACCGGTGGTCGTGGGTTAAGTCACGTTAAGTCCCACCcaaacagtgaatttttccaattttaatttgttttttaagtataggtacctgtAGCCGCCgcgcaggtcaggagctcgacgactcaaataaaagcttcaattcttagtgAACTAATATAATTTTCCAAAGTACAGGTTACAAGGGTTTCTTGACTAAACGGTTAAATGCAGAAGTGGTGTGGTTATTGTAtggaggctgatgagagagtgatttgcataatttgaatagtacaaaaggtggtttaaatttaggtgcctctaattggccgctatacaaagtatgtggagcgctcctattggcgCTTAagaaaagcttccgaatactagccgagcccgacagccgcgtttagctactgcattaggaatatatgtattgagattttatacaattataaaggttgcgttcgcaacagtaCCTATACTTTACTGCTGAGGCGCGGCGACCCGCAGTGGATCTTGATATAAATGTTAAGATTCTTTAATCAATAATGTACGAGattatgtataggtaccaaAGGTAAAAAcacgaatataaaaaaaagtaaaaaaatactggAATGTTAGTTGATGGTTGATGAGGCTAGATCGAATACCTTAATGAattaaagttaaagttaaagtCAAATATTTCACGCTAACATTCATTCTCGAACTCGATTCCCCTCTGTATACAGCAGCTGTCCGCAAAGTTTGGCAATTTGCGTGTCCCGACCTACCGCCCTTGGATGCCAATTTAACTTTTTCGTTCCTTTTACTTAATCTGTTTCGAGAATGTGACGACGTGTTCAAAATGATGTACTCTTGCTTTTGTTATCTTGTGATCGTGTACTTCCGCTATTGACTGTACATACCTAtgcctcatcatcatcatcatcatcattggccttagcgtctattacaccgcctgggacggaattaaagATAcacagggatgcccagcacctgcattaccctctcggcttcactgtcttatcccacaggaaaggcgagccaatacgtagaccctactcgcgccttacggaaactccattccgggttattttggagtatccttctcctagatggattgcacaccaatgctaagaggacctCTCCCTTGTGGCATGATTATGCCTAACGGAGTCGTAACGTAAGTGTGATATGGGTATGTGTCAAAAGTATAGCCTgccaaacaactttgtcagtagataatctttaatagaaaaaaaccgacttctctaactactagcctaacccacttaacggtgcttatactttatttggtaatatgtatacattttatggtaatcatagtggttgatttagtttaggtatcatagtggttttccgggtcaaggtccgggtctgggtccgagtccgagtacgggtccggattccggggcccaatccaagtcaaaatcgaaattgaaaatcacaaaacgtgtactatgcgtcgttaaggagttctgttctgatcatcatcagcagttccacttcatcaaatgccacagtttttaatgtaaatgcttgattttctgatgaaaatatataaaattctatacggatgcctttaagatttgagaagttccctcgattcctcatagataccatgttcaggacttgagattgacataaatgtgcccaaaaacttaacttgcttaacaaacataacgaaaaggacaaatcgccaaatgcgagctatgcgtcgttgaagagttccgatgcgtcgttgaagagttccgttatgatcatcatcagcagttccacttcatcaaatgcgacagtttttaatgaaaatgctcgattttctgatgaaaatacaaaaatctctatacgcatgcctttaagatttgaggagttccctcgattcctcatggatcccatcatcagcactcgagcttgacaaaaatgtagcttaaaaacttaacttgcttaacaaacataacgaagaggacaaatcgtcagacgtgtgctatgcatcgttgaagagttccgttctgatcatcatcagcagttccacttcatcaaatgtcacttttttaaatgtatatgcttgatttgttgataaaaatacaaaaatcactatatgtgtgcctttaagatttgaggagttccctcgattcctcatggatcccatcatcagaactgggttttgacaaaaacgggaccaatctgtatgcatatacatacaatcaaaaaaataattttcaaaatcggtccagtaatgacggagatatggagtaacaaacataaaaaaaaataaaaaaaaaccgaattgataacctcctccttttagatttggaagtcggttaaaaaaggcgCTTATACATGACTCCCAGCGAAGTAATCAAACCACATTATTTAAGTCAATTGATTGAACAACATTTAAACATGACTTATCCGAGCCAACTAGATCAAACTTTGATGAGTTACCACATGATTTCGTTgagtaaaagtaaaacttttcaATAACCATGGAAATATTAAAAGCAATAGGAATACAAGAGTTTAAGAATTGGGATATACTGAGGAGATTGTTAGCAGAACTTATCGGAACATTTCTACTGATAACCATTTCGCTCTCGGGAATACACGAAATAAAATCTGCAGTTGGCTTCGCACTAGCAAATGGATTACTTTTAGCTTCTATCATAGCGTATACAGGCCATATTTCTGGTGGACATGTGAATCCGGCCGTGACTCTTGGAATGTTAATTTGCAAGTATATAAAACTGGTCCCCGCGCTGTGCTACGTGGTTATGCAAATAGTTGGAGCGTTGTTAGGCCAAATGGTAGCACGATTGATTGTGAACAAAGATTACAAGATGATAAGTGGTCGGAAGGTGGGGGAGCGATCAGAGTTTGGTCTGGAGGTGCTTGAGACATTTTTGTTGGTGTCGGTGGCTCTGAGCGTGACGGACCCGAGGAGGAGTGCTCGGGGAGTTGGTTCTGCCGCTTTAGCCATCGGTCTAAGGTATGACTTACATTCAGTTTAGGGTCGATTCGACCCGATATGCAACTATGTGACTAAATGCCGCAGCGCAtttaaattcattcatttatgCATTTAATTTGTTTACTTAATTCACaatattttcagtatttttgagTAACTATGTCCATTTATTACATACGAAACTAGAATATGATTGACATTcctaatataaattttaatcaTTATGCTAATATGGAAGGAGTTGCATATATGATTTCGTGCCACGTTACACGGTTTTTTTACCAAGACCTTGCAAAGTGCTTGCAAATCCAGGAGTGTCGCATGTGCGTCGATCCATTAGCGACCTATACCCTCATTTGTTGAAGAACCTACAGTAGTATCTTGAGCAAACCTCGACAGGGCATATCCTCAGTCGGAGCGTTCGCAAAAATTCCAATGAAACCGCACAGTGCAAGGTCAATAATAAGCACCTATGTAAATGGATCTTAGTGGATGGATGGAAGTGGATGGAGCATGAAGCCTTTCAAAGATAGCATACaccagagaatttgggacgttagcctgtaagctgaagacgcgggttgGATTCTCTCCTCGGCCAtcggtggacttggtcactttttcttcagtgtatgatatctatttcagtttaaatgGATCTTATTTCATTCCAGTGCAGCAGCTTCTCTCTGCGCAGTGACAGAATACAGAGCAAGCTTGAACCCCGTCGGGCATCTAGCGTCGTCAATATATCTAAAATCATCACCCAACTGGGTGTATTGGGGCGGGCCGCTGCTCGGTGGACTATTAGCTGGACTGGTGTATAGATTTATCCTGAGTTATAGTAGACCTGCTCACATTCGGGTTATTTATAATCCGTAaagatacaaaaataaatgaCCTCATTAAAAATCTCACTGTATATGATACGTCTTTGAATGTTGTTGGACATCTAGCAACGTCAATGTAATACCTAtgcattatgtacctatctcaaaCTTAGAgtatataaccaaacggagtagccattaacaggcgttcccctctgtcgaaaataggcggccaatggtcatacacaaggtatggactgacgtttatctgacgtACGtacgtatgtataggtacattttacgtgcccctcccccgcaaaactcggcagactgttttgtacagaaaattacagacaaggcgtctccgtttggttatatcctctaagatcTCAAATATCAATCAAAATCTAAAACGGAAGTTAGAAGATTTAAACGAAACTTTTCTCGTTTAAGAAGtacaatattaaatttattatgttttaattatttgcttgtGTTACAGGGCCCATCCGGTATAACTGTGTTCTATGCAAATGAATTCTTTTAATCTTTGAATCACCGACACATTCCACGACACATCAAATAAGTctacttacatataattatcAGACTTATCTACCTCTATTCCAAATAGCATTAAGACCTAATTAGCTCAACTCATTTAACTAAATTACCGACTGAAGGAAGTCTACATTGGAATGAAAGAGAAACTCATTAAACGCAATAATAGGCACTTATTACTGAAATGAACGTAAACAGAGAGAACTTCTTAATTGAATTCGTACATCCAATTATAATCGGAAAACACGGGCGGGTTAAAAGAAATTGCGGTGCTAGGCTAGGGTAACTTGGGATAGAATTGATTAGGAAAGCTCATCGAAAAGTCGCTTTGTGTGAAGAGCTTTTCATTCGGTGTTAATCTacggcagcggttctcaatcttttttttttgacggaacccttttggaaagcgaaatacttgatggaaccctacaatacggtggcggcatagtaaaatttttcgaggcgactaaagcatagtgttctaaattcttgcggaacccctgcaggggtgtcacggaaccctagggttccgcggaacacacttagagtatggctgatcTACGGCATCATAAATTCGGCATCAAAAGTAACGTACCTATCAGACAATGCGCCAAAAGAATCTGATCTACATTATCAGACGGACTAACGCGAAAAccaaatttcgcaaattgcgaggatctttctcttatactccaatgaaggtgtaattagagtgacagagaaaaatgcccgcaatttgcgaaattcgggtTTCGCGGCAGCCCTTCAGAATCTGATAGCTTAACAAACTCGATGTAGAAGGATCCCACCATCAATTACAATGGCACTACCGGCAAGGATTGGCGGAtcatagccaaggtgacgatcgcttgtgCTTCCCTattatcgaatcgctttgtgtctctctatcactcttccatattagtgcgacagtgacagttgcgtttcgatcgctacggagcgtaagcgattggcatgttgtctacggggccagacaCTAACACTGGTAAAAAGGCGTTTTTAGATTTTTAACATGATTATACCAAAGAAATGCAAAATGCAAACTTTACGAATTCATATTAGGTTCCTTTTGGATCTTGGGGCCCTGGGATATctgtctcttttactctcattaataagacgtaattagagtgacagagaaaaatgccggcAATTGACGAactcgattttcgcggttatagccctgtcgtATCTGTTGTTACTTGAGTAATCTGCACTAACACCCCATTACGACAGCGGGGCCTCTAATCGCTTCCGAACTTATAATTGGTTTAGTTTAAGCCGTTCGATATTAAACTATCGAATTATTCATCGAATAATCCTCATGTGTGATCACTAGCTTCTTCCTGCGACATCTTTTGCGTACTTAGATAATGAACGCGGAATTAATATtcgatttagtttttaagttttataggtaatgtttttgtatgtttatatTCCACTACCATAGTAAATTTTCTTCTTTTTAGTGATAAACACTGCCCTTTCTCGGGACACTAACATTTTTAATGCGTTTTTAAACTCTATTACCTTACATTCGAATTATATAGTTAAAGAAGAATCGGCTCAATCTTTTACTTTTAAGCCCTCAGTTAAATACACAAATCCAATTTCCATGTGTCAATGCCAGCTATCCTGGTTCGATTCCGAGCGATCTAAAAATACCAGtatttacataggtattgttttgaaatttatACTAGGGGTTCAGAGTATAAATTGTATACCAAGTTTTTCTTAAATGAGTCccaagtacctactaaaatactTATGTATAAATCTCGCCAGTGAAATTAGTTTTTGATTCTTTTAACTTTGCGATCTCCACAGGAAAGATGCGAACGAATTAGCATACAATAAAACGTGTATGATCCAAAAGAGTAGGTACATGtgtcataatttaattttatcttgttttacggttttaattattttctgtttATCTTATTTCTTTCAGCTT encodes the following:
- the LOC134653298 gene encoding aquaporin-like, coding for MEILKAIGIQEFKNWDILRRLLAELIGTFLLITISLSGIHEIKSAVGFALANGLLLASIIAYTGHISGGHVNPAVTLGMLICKYIKLVPALCYVVMQIVGALLGQMVARLIVNKDYKMISGRKVGERSEFGLEVLETFLLVSVALSVTDPRRSARGVGSAALAIGLSAAASLCAVTEYRASLNPVGHLASSIYLKSSPNWVYWGGPLLGGLLAGLVYRFILSYSRPAHIRVIYNP